The Pyrococcus horikoshii OT3 genome includes a window with the following:
- a CDS encoding DNA-directed DNA polymerase II large subunit, whose amino-acid sequence MELPKEMEEYFSMLQREIDKAYEIAKKARAQGKDPSLDVEIPQASDMAGRVESLVGPPGVAERIRELVKEYGKEIAALKIVDEIIDGKFGDLGSKEKYAEQAVRTALAILTEGVVSAPIEGIASVKIKRNTWSDNSEYLALYYAGPIRSSGGTAQALSVLVGDYVRRKLGLDRFKPSEKHIERMVEEVDLYHRTVSRLQYHPSPEEVRLAMRNIPIEITGEATDEVEVSHRDIPGVETNQLRGGAILVLAEGVLQKAKKLVKYIDKMGIEGWEWLKEFVEAKEKGEEIEEEGSAESTVEETKVEVDMGFYYSLYQKFKSEIAPNDKYAKEIIGGRPLFSDPSRNGGFRLRYGRSRVSGFATWGINPATMILVDEFLAIGTQLKTERPGKGAVVTPVTTIEGPIVKLKDGSVVKVDDYKLALKIRDEVEEILYLGDAVIAFGDFVENNQTLLPANYCEEWWILEFTKALNEIYEVELKPFEVNSSEDLEEAADYLEVDIEFLKELLKDPLRTKPPVELAIHFSEILGIPLHPYYTLYWNSVKPEQVEKLWRVLKEHAHIDWDNFRGIKFARRIVIPLEKLRDSKRALELLGLPHKVEGKNVIVDYPWAAALLTPLGNLEWEFRAKPLHTTIDIINENNEIKLRDRGISWIGARMGRPEKAKERKMKPPVQVLFPIGLAGGSSRDIKKAAEEGKVAEVEIALFKCPKCGHVGPEHICPNCGTRKELIWVCPRCNAEYPESQASGYNYTCPKCNVKLKPYAKRKIKPSELLKRAMDNVKVYGIDKLKGVMGMTSGWKMPEPLEKGLLRAKNDVYVFKDGTIRFDATDAPITHFRPREIGVSVEKLRELGYTHDFEGNPLVSEDQIVELKPQDIILSKEAGKYLLKVAKFVDDLLEKFYGLPRFYNAEKMEDLIGHLVIGLAPHTSAGIVGRIIGFVDALVGYAHPYFHAAKRRNCFPGDTRILVQINGTPQRVTLKELYELFDEEHYESMVYVRKKPKVDIKVYSFNPEEGKVVLTDIEEVIKAPATDHLIRFELELGSSFETTVDHPVLVYENGKFVEKRAFEVREGNIIIIIDESTLEPLKVAVKKIEFIEPPEDFVFSLNAKKYHTVIINENIVTHQCDGDEDAVMLLLDALLNFSRYYLPEKRGGKMDAPLVITTRLDPREVDSEVHNMDIVRYYPLEFYEATYELKSPKELVGVIERVEDRLGKPEMYYGLKFTHDTDDIALGPKMSLYKQLGDMEEKVKRQLDVARRIRAVDEHKVAETILNSHLIPDLRGNLRSFTRQEFRCVKCNTKFRRPPLDGKCPICGGKIVLTVSKGAIEKYLGTAKMLVTEYKVKNYTRQRICLTERDIDSLFETVFPETQLTLLVNPNDICQRIIMERTGGSKKSGLLENFANGYNKGKKEEMPKKQRKKEQEKSKKRKVISLDDFFSRK is encoded by the coding sequence ATGGAGCTTCCAAAGGAAATGGAAGAGTACTTTTCCATGTTACAGAGGGAGATAGATAAAGCTTATGAGATAGCCAAGAAGGCTAGAGCTCAGGGTAAGGATCCTAGCTTGGATGTTGAGATCCCTCAAGCTTCTGACATGGCCGGAAGAGTTGAAAGCTTAGTCGGCCCCCCAGGAGTTGCCGAAAGAATTAGGGAGCTAGTTAAGGAATATGGTAAGGAGATAGCTGCTCTCAAAATAGTTGATGAGATAATAGATGGAAAATTCGGTGATCTGGGAAGTAAGGAAAAGTATGCTGAACAGGCCGTAAGGACGGCCCTTGCCATACTAACTGAAGGTGTAGTTTCCGCTCCAATTGAGGGAATAGCTAGTGTTAAGATAAAGAGGAACACATGGTCCGATAATTCTGAGTATTTAGCTCTCTACTATGCTGGGCCAATCAGAAGCTCTGGAGGAACGGCCCAAGCGCTAAGTGTTCTCGTTGGCGACTACGTGAGGAGAAAGCTAGGCCTTGATAGATTTAAGCCAAGTGAAAAGCACATAGAAAGAATGGTTGAGGAAGTTGATCTCTATCATAGGACTGTTTCTAGACTACAGTATCATCCTTCCCCAGAGGAAGTAAGGTTAGCTATGAGGAATATTCCAATTGAAATTACTGGAGAAGCTACGGATGAAGTTGAAGTTTCTCACAGAGATATCCCTGGAGTGGAAACCAACCAACTTAGGGGTGGTGCTATTCTAGTCCTAGCGGAGGGAGTTCTTCAGAAGGCCAAGAAGTTAGTTAAATATATAGATAAGATGGGAATTGAAGGTTGGGAGTGGCTTAAAGAATTCGTCGAAGCTAAGGAAAAGGGAGAAGAAATTGAAGAGGAAGGATCTGCTGAATCAACAGTTGAAGAGACAAAGGTAGAAGTTGACATGGGCTTTTACTACTCTCTCTATCAGAAGTTCAAATCTGAGATTGCTCCAAATGATAAGTATGCTAAGGAAATAATAGGTGGGAGACCTCTCTTCTCAGATCCCTCCAGGAATGGAGGATTTAGGCTACGCTATGGAAGGAGCAGGGTGAGTGGATTTGCAACTTGGGGAATAAATCCAGCGACAATGATTTTAGTTGATGAGTTCTTAGCCATTGGGACTCAATTAAAGACTGAGAGACCAGGAAAGGGCGCTGTGGTAACTCCTGTAACTACTATAGAGGGCCCAATAGTCAAGCTCAAGGATGGTAGCGTAGTGAAGGTTGACGATTACAAGCTAGCCCTCAAGATCAGGGATGAAGTTGAGGAGATCTTATACTTAGGGGATGCTGTCATTGCTTTTGGTGACTTCGTTGAGAATAATCAGACCCTCCTTCCGGCCAATTATTGCGAAGAGTGGTGGATACTGGAATTTACGAAGGCTCTCAATGAAATTTATGAAGTGGAGCTTAAACCATTTGAAGTTAATTCGAGTGAAGATCTTGAGGAAGCGGCAGATTATCTCGAGGTTGACATTGAATTTTTGAAAGAGCTACTTAAGGATCCCTTAAGGACTAAGCCTCCAGTTGAGCTTGCTATTCATTTCTCCGAAATACTTGGGATACCCCTTCATCCGTATTATACCCTCTATTGGAATTCCGTGAAGCCCGAGCAAGTGGAGAAGCTTTGGAGGGTGCTCAAGGAACACGCTCATATCGACTGGGATAACTTCAGGGGAATTAAGTTTGCCAGGAGGATAGTTATACCCCTAGAAAAACTTAGAGATTCTAAGAGAGCCCTTGAGCTCCTGGGACTTCCACATAAGGTGGAGGGTAAAAACGTTATCGTTGATTATCCCTGGGCTGCAGCTCTATTAACTCCCCTTGGCAATCTTGAGTGGGAGTTCAGAGCTAAACCTTTACACACGACCATAGATATCATAAACGAAAACAATGAGATTAAGCTTAGGGATAGGGGAATAAGCTGGATAGGGGCCAGGATGGGGAGGCCCGAGAAAGCTAAGGAGAGAAAGATGAAGCCTCCTGTTCAAGTTCTCTTCCCAATAGGACTTGCTGGTGGAAGTAGTAGAGATATAAAGAAGGCCGCTGAGGAGGGTAAGGTTGCCGAGGTTGAAATAGCCCTCTTCAAGTGCCCCAAATGTGGTCACGTTGGCCCTGAGCATATCTGTCCCAACTGTGGAACCAGGAAGGAATTGATCTGGGTATGCCCTAGGTGTAACGCGGAGTACCCCGAGAGCCAGGCAAGTGGCTATAACTACACCTGTCCAAAGTGCAACGTTAAGCTAAAGCCTTATGCTAAGAGAAAGATAAAGCCATCAGAGTTGCTTAAGAGGGCCATGGATAATGTCAAAGTTTATGGCATTGACAAGCTGAAGGGAGTTATGGGAATGACATCCGGCTGGAAAATGCCGGAACCTCTGGAGAAAGGACTTCTTAGGGCTAAAAATGATGTATATGTGTTTAAAGATGGGACAATTAGGTTTGACGCCACTGATGCTCCAATAACCCATTTTAGACCCAGAGAAATTGGAGTTTCAGTTGAGAAACTTAGAGAGCTGGGGTATACCCACGACTTCGAGGGTAATCCCTTGGTTAGCGAAGATCAGATAGTTGAGCTTAAGCCTCAGGATATTATACTCTCCAAAGAAGCAGGTAAATACCTTTTGAAAGTTGCAAAGTTCGTTGATGACCTCCTTGAGAAGTTTTATGGTCTTCCAAGGTTCTACAATGCTGAGAAGATGGAAGATCTAATTGGACATTTGGTGATAGGGCTTGCTCCTCACACTTCCGCTGGAATCGTCGGAAGGATCATAGGGTTCGTTGATGCCTTGGTTGGTTATGCTCATCCCTACTTCCACGCTGCAAAGAGGAGAAATTGCTTCCCGGGAGATACAAGAATATTAGTTCAAATTAATGGAACTCCGCAGAGAGTTACACTTAAGGAATTATATGAGCTCTTTGACGAGGAACATTATGAAAGCATGGTGTACGTAAGGAAAAAGCCAAAGGTAGACATTAAGGTATACTCCTTCAACCCTGAGGAAGGTAAGGTAGTTCTGACCGATATTGAGGAGGTAATAAAAGCCCCTGCTACTGATCATTTAATTCGCTTTGAACTTGAGCTCGGAAGTAGCTTTGAGACAACCGTGGATCACCCAGTCCTCGTATATGAAAATGGAAAGTTCGTGGAGAAAAGGGCATTTGAGGTTAGGGAGGGGAATATAATAATTATAATCGATGAATCAACTTTGGAACCCCTTAAGGTTGCTGTTAAAAAAATAGAGTTCATAGAACCGCCTGAGGACTTTGTGTTCTCTCTTAATGCTAAAAAATATCATACTGTAATAATTAATGAAAATATTGTGACGCATCAGTGCGATGGTGATGAAGATGCTGTCATGTTGCTCCTGGATGCTTTACTAAACTTTTCCCGCTATTATCTTCCAGAGAAGCGTGGTGGAAAGATGGATGCCCCATTGGTCATCACAACGCGCTTAGATCCGAGGGAAGTTGATAGCGAGGTTCATAACATGGATATAGTCAGGTACTATCCTCTCGAGTTTTATGAGGCTACCTACGAACTTAAGTCTCCAAAGGAGTTGGTAGGAGTTATTGAGAGAGTCGAGGATAGATTGGGAAAACCTGAAATGTATTATGGGCTGAAGTTCACCCACGACACGGATGATATAGCCCTCGGCCCTAAGATGAGCCTTTACAAGCAATTGGGAGATATGGAAGAAAAAGTGAAGAGGCAACTTGACGTCGCCAGGAGGATCAGGGCCGTTGATGAGCATAAAGTTGCTGAGACGATACTCAATTCTCATTTGATCCCTGATCTTAGGGGTAATTTGAGAAGCTTTACTAGGCAGGAGTTCCGTTGTGTGAAGTGCAACACAAAGTTTAGGAGACCTCCCCTCGATGGTAAATGTCCAATTTGCGGAGGAAAAATAGTGCTCACCGTTAGTAAAGGGGCCATAGAGAAGTATCTTGGGACGGCTAAGATGCTGGTGACGGAGTACAAAGTTAAAAACTATACGAGGCAGAGGATATGCTTAACCGAGAGGGATATAGATTCCCTGTTTGAAACTGTATTTCCGGAGACTCAGTTAACGCTTCTCGTTAATCCCAATGACATATGTCAGAGAATTATCATGGAAAGGACTGGAGGGAGCAAAAAATCGGGCCTCCTAGAAAACTTTGCTAACGGTTATAATAAGGGGAAGAAAGAAGAAATGCCTAAAAAGCAAAGAAAGAAGGAGCAGGAAAAGTCAAAGAAAAGAAAAGTAATTAGCCTAGATGATTTCTTCTCAAGGAAATAA
- a CDS encoding DNA-directed DNA polymerase II small subunit, translating into MDEFVKGLMKNGYLITPSAYYLLVGHFNEGKFSLIELIKFAKSRETFIIDDEIANEFLKSIGAEVELPQEIKEGYISTGEGSQKVPDHEELEKITNESSVESSISTGETPKTEELQPTLDILEEEIGDIEGGESSISTGDEVPEVENNNGGTVVVFDKYGYPFTYVPEEIEEELEEYPKYEDVTIEINPNLEVVPIEKDYEIKFDVRRVKLKPPKVKSGSGKEGEIIVEAYASLFRSRLRKLRRILRENPEVSNVIDIKKLKYVKGDEEVTIIGLVNSKKETSKGLIFEVEDQTDRVKVFLPKDSEDYREALKVLPDAVVAFKGVYSKRGIFFANRFYLPDVPLYRKQKPPLEEKVYAVLTSDIHVGSKEFCEKAFIKFLEWLNGYVESKEEEEIVSRIRYLIIAGDVVDGIGIYPGQYSDLIIPDIFDQYEALANLLSNVPKHITIFIGPGNHDAARPAIPQPEFYEEYAKPLYKLKNTVIISNPAVIRLHGRDFLIAHGRGIEDVVSFVPGLTHHKPGLPMVELLKMRHLAPTFGGKVPIAPDPEDLLVIEEVPDLVQMGHVHVYDTAVYRGVQLVNSATWQAQTEFQKMVNIVPTPGLVPIVDVESARVIKVLDFSRWC; encoded by the coding sequence ATGGATGAATTCGTAAAGGGATTAATGAAAAACGGGTACCTTATAACTCCTTCTGCCTATTACCTCTTAGTTGGCCATTTCAATGAGGGAAAGTTCTCGCTCATAGAATTGATAAAATTTGCAAAATCCAGGGAAACGTTCATCATAGATGATGAGATTGCTAATGAATTCCTTAAGTCCATCGGGGCTGAAGTTGAACTTCCACAGGAAATAAAGGAGGGTTACATTTCCACTGGAGAAGGTTCACAGAAGGTTCCAGATCATGAAGAACTGGAAAAAATAACGAATGAATCTAGTGTAGAGAGTTCTATTTCCACTGGAGAAACTCCAAAAACTGAGGAACTACAGCCTACTTTAGATATATTAGAGGAAGAAATAGGGGACATTGAAGGTGGAGAGAGTTCTATTTCCACTGGAGATGAAGTCCCCGAAGTGGAAAATAATAATGGAGGTACGGTGGTAGTTTTCGATAAATACGGCTATCCCTTCACGTATGTTCCAGAGGAAATTGAGGAAGAACTAGAAGAGTATCCTAAGTATGAAGATGTAACAATTGAGATCAATCCTAACCTCGAAGTCGTTCCGATAGAAAAAGACTATGAGATAAAATTTGACGTTAGACGAGTAAAACTTAAGCCTCCAAAGGTTAAGAGCGGTTCGGGAAAAGAGGGAGAGATAATAGTTGAGGCTTATGCCTCTCTTTTCAGGAGTAGGTTAAGGAAGCTTAGAAGGATCTTAAGGGAAAATCCTGAAGTGAGCAATGTTATTGATATAAAGAAGCTGAAATACGTCAAGGGTGATGAGGAGGTTACTATAATAGGGCTCGTCAATAGTAAGAAGGAGACCTCTAAGGGGCTGATATTTGAGGTCGAGGATCAAACGGATAGAGTTAAGGTGTTTCTTCCGAAAGACTCTGAAGATTACAGGGAAGCCTTGAAAGTTCTTCCCGATGCTGTAGTTGCTTTCAAGGGAGTTTATTCGAAAAGGGGAATATTCTTTGCAAATAGATTTTATTTACCTGATGTTCCGCTATATAGAAAGCAGAAGCCCCCATTGGAAGAGAAGGTTTACGCCGTTTTGACGAGTGATATCCACGTTGGAAGCAAGGAATTTTGTGAAAAGGCATTTATTAAGTTCCTGGAGTGGCTTAATGGTTACGTTGAGAGCAAGGAGGAAGAAGAGATTGTAAGTAGAATAAGGTATTTAATTATAGCAGGGGATGTTGTCGATGGCATCGGAATTTATCCTGGCCAGTATTCTGACCTAATAATTCCCGATATCTTTGATCAGTATGAGGCCCTTGCGAACCTCCTCTCGAACGTTCCCAAGCATATAACGATCTTCATAGGCCCCGGTAATCATGATGCTGCAAGGCCCGCAATACCGCAACCTGAGTTTTACGAGGAGTACGCGAAGCCCCTGTATAAGTTGAAGAATACTGTGATAATCAGCAACCCAGCGGTCATAAGGCTTCATGGTAGGGATTTTTTGATAGCCCATGGAAGGGGAATAGAGGATGTTGTTTCATTCGTTCCTGGATTGACGCATCATAAACCTGGCTTACCCATGGTTGAGTTGCTTAAAATGAGACATTTAGCTCCAACCTTTGGAGGGAAGGTTCCGATCGCTCCAGATCCTGAGGATCTATTGGTAATAGAGGAAGTTCCGGATCTAGTTCAGATGGGACATGTGCATGTTTACGATACTGCGGTTTATAGGGGTGTGCAACTCGTGAACTCGGCAACTTGGCAAGCACAGACTGAATTCCAGAAGATGGTTAACATAGTCCCAACCCCCGGGTTGGTACCAATAGTTGATGTCGAAAGCGCGAGGGTTATTAAAGTTCTCGACTTTAGTAGGTGGTGCTGA
- a CDS encoding ORC1-type DNA replication protein, with product MNEGEQLHLDQLFEKLLKARKIFKNKEVLRHSYTPKDLPHRHEQIETLAQILVPVLKGETPSNIFVYGKTGTGKTVTVKFVTEELKKVSHKYNIPVDVIYINCEIVDTHYRVLANIVNHFKHETGIEVPLVGWPTDEVYAKLKQVIDMRERFVIIVLDEIDKLVKKSGDEVLYSLTRINTELKRAKVSVIGISNDLKFKEYLDPRVLSSLSEEEVVFPPYDANQLRDILMQRAEEAFYPGVLDDGVIPLCAALAAREHGDARKALDLLRVAGEIAEREGASKVTEKHVWKAQEKIEQDMMEEVIKTLPLQSKVLLYAIVLLDENGELPANTGEVYSVYRDLCEYLDLEPLTQRRISDLINELDMLGIINAKVVSKGRYGRTKEIRLNVTPYKIRNVFRYDYTIQPLLAISLKDSQRRLV from the coding sequence ATGAACGAAGGTGAGCAACTTCACCTAGATCAGCTGTTTGAGAAATTACTCAAAGCTAGGAAGATATTTAAAAATAAGGAAGTGCTTAGGCACAGTTATACACCTAAAGATTTACCCCACAGGCACGAGCAGATAGAAACCCTAGCCCAGATTTTGGTTCCGGTCTTAAAAGGTGAAACCCCCTCAAATATTTTCGTCTATGGAAAAACAGGGACTGGAAAAACGGTAACTGTAAAGTTCGTAACTGAGGAGCTTAAGAAAGTTTCTCACAAGTATAATATTCCAGTCGATGTAATTTATATTAACTGTGAGATAGTTGACACTCATTATCGTGTTTTAGCTAACATAGTTAACCACTTCAAGCATGAGACTGGAATTGAAGTTCCACTAGTTGGCTGGCCCACGGATGAGGTTTACGCGAAGCTTAAACAGGTAATAGACATGAGGGAGAGGTTCGTTATAATAGTCCTTGATGAGATAGATAAGCTCGTTAAGAAGAGTGGGGATGAAGTTTTATATTCTCTAACCAGGATAAACACGGAACTCAAAAGGGCTAAGGTTAGCGTTATTGGAATATCGAACGATCTAAAGTTTAAGGAGTACCTAGATCCAAGGGTTCTTTCAAGCTTAAGTGAGGAAGAGGTAGTCTTTCCACCTTATGATGCTAATCAGCTTAGGGATATTCTAATGCAGAGGGCCGAGGAAGCCTTTTATCCTGGGGTTCTTGACGATGGTGTTATACCCCTCTGTGCTGCACTTGCGGCTAGGGAGCATGGTGACGCTAGAAAAGCTTTAGATTTACTTAGGGTTGCTGGTGAAATAGCTGAAAGGGAAGGGGCCAGTAAGGTGACTGAAAAGCATGTATGGAAGGCCCAGGAAAAAATAGAGCAGGATATGATGGAGGAAGTAATTAAGACACTTCCACTTCAGTCAAAGGTTTTACTGTATGCGATCGTTCTATTGGATGAAAATGGGGAGTTGCCAGCCAATACAGGGGAGGTTTACTCTGTCTATCGGGACCTCTGTGAATATCTTGACTTAGAGCCATTGACTCAGAGAAGGATAAGTGATCTAATTAACGAGCTTGACATGCTGGGGATAATAAATGCTAAAGTTGTTAGCAAGGGACGCTACGGTAGAACGAAGGAAATAAGGCTGAATGTAACTCCATATAAAATTAGGAACGTGTTTAGGTATGATTATACTATCCAACCCTTACTTGCGATAAGCCTTAAGGATAGTCAGAGGAGGTTAGTTTAA
- a CDS encoding S-methyl-5'-thioadenosine phosphorylase produces the protein MPKIGIIGGSGVYGVFEPKEVVKVHTPYGRPSAPIEIGEIEGVEVAFIPRHGKYHEFPPHQVPYRANIWALHELGVERVIAINAVGSLKEEYKPGDIVIIDQFIDFTKKREYTFYNGPKVAHVSMADPFCPELRKIFIETAKELNLPVHERGTYVCIEGPRFSTRAESRMFRQFADVIGMTLVPEVNLARELGMCYVNISTVTDYDVWAEKPVDAQEVLRVMKENEEKVQKLLKRAIPKIPEERKCGCADVLKTMFV, from the coding sequence ATGCCAAAGATAGGAATAATCGGCGGATCCGGAGTTTATGGTGTTTTTGAACCGAAAGAAGTTGTGAAGGTTCACACACCATATGGAAGGCCCTCGGCTCCAATAGAGATAGGGGAAATTGAAGGGGTTGAGGTTGCATTTATTCCGAGACATGGAAAGTACCATGAGTTTCCACCGCACCAAGTTCCCTATAGGGCTAACATATGGGCCCTTCATGAGCTTGGAGTTGAGAGGGTGATAGCGATAAACGCCGTCGGTTCACTAAAGGAAGAGTACAAGCCTGGAGATATAGTTATAATTGACCAATTTATAGACTTCACAAAGAAAAGAGAGTACACGTTTTACAATGGGCCAAAAGTTGCCCACGTTTCGATGGCGGACCCCTTCTGCCCCGAACTTAGGAAAATATTCATTGAGACAGCTAAAGAGTTAAATCTACCCGTACACGAGAGAGGGACTTATGTATGTATAGAGGGACCAAGATTTTCAACAAGAGCTGAATCAAGGATGTTTAGACAGTTTGCAGACGTTATAGGAATGACACTTGTTCCAGAAGTTAACCTAGCTAGAGAACTTGGTATGTGCTATGTAAATATTTCCACGGTCACGGATTACGATGTATGGGCGGAAAAGCCAGTCGATGCCCAGGAAGTTCTTAGGGTTATGAAGGAAAATGAAGAAAAAGTACAGAAACTCCTAAAGAGAGCAATTCCAAAGATTCCAGAAGAGAGAAAGTGTGGGTGTGCCGACGTTTTAAAGACAATGTTTGTGTAA
- a CDS encoding proteasome assembly chaperone family protein: protein MENRPVNIVLPKIENPILIEGYPGIGLVGHIAANFLAKELKMEVIGYVESSFIPPMSLILEGKPNPPLRFYGKDNIIIAVADIYLPPTLINEIAKEIANYLEQNKAEKVISLGGMGIGIFKDKFEVWGVGGTEEENKELQDLGVKILEYGSISGMSGKLLWEASRRGLKSYVILGETFGDRPDPRAAANVVEVLDRMLTLNVSVEPLLKEAEMIEEQLRKMHEQMEKARRSVEKQYETMYL, encoded by the coding sequence ATGGAGAATAGGCCCGTTAACATAGTTCTTCCAAAGATCGAAAATCCAATTCTTATAGAGGGTTACCCAGGAATTGGGCTCGTGGGCCATATAGCTGCGAACTTTCTCGCAAAAGAGCTCAAGATGGAGGTTATAGGATACGTGGAGAGTTCTTTTATTCCTCCAATGAGCCTTATACTTGAAGGTAAGCCGAATCCTCCCCTTAGGTTCTATGGAAAGGATAATATCATCATAGCAGTTGCCGATATATACCTCCCACCAACGCTGATAAACGAAATTGCAAAAGAAATTGCAAATTATTTAGAGCAGAACAAAGCTGAAAAAGTAATATCCCTTGGAGGAATGGGTATAGGAATTTTCAAGGATAAATTTGAAGTATGGGGAGTTGGAGGGACTGAAGAGGAAAACAAAGAGCTTCAAGACCTCGGTGTTAAGATACTAGAGTATGGATCAATCAGTGGAATGAGTGGCAAACTTCTTTGGGAAGCATCTAGGAGAGGCTTAAAAAGCTATGTAATACTTGGCGAAACGTTTGGGGATAGGCCAGATCCTAGGGCCGCAGCTAACGTCGTTGAAGTTCTAGATAGAATGCTCACTTTAAATGTCTCCGTGGAACCTCTATTGAAAGAGGCCGAGATGATAGAGGAACAGTTAAGGAAAATGCATGAGCAGATGGAGAAAGCTAGAAGAAGCGTTGAAAAGCAGTATGAAACTATGTATCTGTGA
- a CDS encoding DUF473 domain-containing protein: MELPLLSGITRRTLDSILRNPYRTIEIRSARNYLVLERVHEGDLIFLTYESLEDVTKGTEGIIAKVVRIERTHQRIPWEESDEREMSICRVQLRLVGLGRIIEIHEREGVTMVKVREMTHHEISMG, translated from the coding sequence ATGGAGCTTCCCCTTCTCTCCGGTATTACTAGGAGAACCCTTGATTCTATATTGAGGAACCCTTATAGAACTATAGAAATAAGGAGTGCTAGAAATTATCTAGTTCTAGAGAGAGTTCACGAGGGAGATTTGATATTTTTAACTTATGAATCTCTTGAGGATGTGACCAAGGGAACCGAGGGGATCATAGCTAAAGTTGTTAGAATTGAGAGGACTCACCAGAGGATTCCCTGGGAGGAGAGCGATGAAAGGGAGATGAGCATATGTAGGGTTCAACTAAGACTCGTTGGTCTCGGTAGAATAATAGAGATTCACGAAAGGGAAGGAGTTACAATGGTTAAAGTTAGGGAAATGACGCATCATGAGATCAGCATGGGGTAA
- the nucS gene encoding endonuclease NucS: MKKVITRENPTVEEVKELLDIAEKHGGVVTIFARCRVYYEGRAKSELGEGDRIVIIKPDGSFLIHQNKKREPVNWQPPGSKVSMRENSIISIRRKPHERLEVELMEVYAVTVFLAEDYEELALTGSEAEMAKLIFENPNVIEEGFKPMFREKQIKHGIVDIMGLDKDGNIVVLELKRRKADLHAVSQLKRYVDSLKEEYGEKVRGILVAPSLTEGAKKLLEKEGLEFRKLEPPKNNDNKREVKQKTLDFFTPC; the protein is encoded by the coding sequence ATGAAGAAGGTAATAACAAGGGAAAATCCAACCGTTGAGGAAGTGAAAGAACTACTTGATATTGCCGAAAAGCATGGGGGAGTTGTTACTATCTTCGCAAGATGTAGAGTATATTATGAAGGAAGGGCGAAGAGTGAGCTTGGGGAAGGGGATAGAATAGTCATTATTAAACCAGATGGAAGCTTCTTGATTCACCAAAATAAAAAGAGAGAACCCGTCAATTGGCAACCTCCTGGGAGCAAGGTTAGCATGAGGGAAAACTCTATCATAAGTATTAGGAGAAAGCCCCACGAAAGGCTCGAGGTTGAGCTAATGGAAGTCTACGCTGTAACCGTGTTCCTTGCGGAGGATTATGAGGAATTAGCACTAACGGGGAGCGAAGCTGAAATGGCCAAGCTAATATTCGAAAATCCAAACGTTATAGAAGAAGGATTTAAGCCCATGTTCAGGGAGAAGCAGATAAAACATGGGATAGTAGATATAATGGGGCTCGACAAGGATGGTAACATAGTAGTCCTAGAATTGAAGAGGAGAAAGGCCGATTTACACGCCGTTAGTCAGTTAAAGAGGTACGTCGATTCTCTAAAGGAAGAGTATGGGGAGAAGGTAAGGGGAATTCTTGTGGCCCCCTCATTAACTGAGGGGGCTAAAAAGCTACTAGAAAAAGAAGGATTAGAGTTTAGAAAGCTTGAGCCTCCAAAGAATAATGACAATAAGAGGGAAGTAAAGCAGAAAACCTTGGACTTCTTTACCCCATGCTGA
- a CDS encoding DUF63 family protein, producing MGIKVNLHQFFWEYFIRPMYTREGYNPINTVVYALIFGFAVIYTYKYIIKPLKIKVDERLFLAVTPMVIFGSTIRALVDGGVLAPNPWILTPGIFFTAFFLILPVLFADVKLKLYPKLTIAWGSLLAIYANYLLIINVKCWKPYELTLLHALVSFAVVLAYYKFKPFEKLYLYPTLAHYFDIASTVVAIHFYGYREVHWVEKYLVGMFGAYAYYPWITIILIIVYYVLKELVLDPEERYYWYLAVYILGLGPGIRDPAQMVLQIPCR from the coding sequence ATGGGGATAAAGGTGAACTTACATCAGTTCTTTTGGGAGTACTTTATAAGACCAATGTACACGAGGGAGGGATATAATCCGATAAATACAGTTGTCTATGCTCTAATTTTTGGCTTTGCAGTGATTTACACGTATAAGTATATAATAAAACCTTTGAAAATTAAGGTTGATGAAAGGCTCTTCCTGGCCGTTACTCCTATGGTTATCTTTGGTTCAACGATTAGGGCCTTAGTTGATGGTGGGGTTTTGGCTCCAAACCCCTGGATCTTAACCCCTGGAATATTCTTCACGGCCTTCTTCTTGATCCTCCCAGTTTTGTTTGCCGACGTTAAGCTGAAGCTTTATCCAAAGCTAACGATAGCTTGGGGTTCCTTGTTAGCAATTTATGCCAACTATCTATTAATAATCAATGTGAAGTGCTGGAAGCCGTATGAGTTGACGTTGCTTCATGCCCTGGTTAGCTTTGCTGTAGTATTGGCTTACTATAAGTTTAAGCCATTTGAAAAGCTTTATCTCTACCCTACGCTAGCCCACTACTTTGACATAGCGTCAACCGTTGTGGCCATACACTTTTATGGTTATAGGGAAGTTCACTGGGTGGAAAAGTACCTCGTAGGGATGTTTGGGGCTTATGCTTATTACCCCTGGATAACGATCATCCTAATTATCGTGTATTACGTGTTGAAAGAGTTAGTATTAGATCCAGAGGAGAGATATTATTGGTATCTAGCTGTCTACATCCTAGGCCTCGGGCCAGGGATAAGGGATCCAGCCCAGATGGTACTACAGATACCATGCCGATGA